In the Helianthus annuus cultivar XRQ/B chromosome 11, HanXRQr2.0-SUNRISE, whole genome shotgun sequence genome, one interval contains:
- the LOC110889480 gene encoding cytochrome P450 84A1 — MDSIQFSIPIYALISLSTLFFLVVWLTRKPLPPGPMGWPIIGNMLMMDQLTHRGLAHLAEKYGGILHLKMGFSHTIAVSSPEMAREILQVQDHIFANRPATIAITYLTYDRVDMAFADYGPFWRQMRKLSVMKLFSRKRAESWDSVRDEVDSMVKSTAVNSGSPVNLGELVFGLTHDIIYRAAFGSISHESKEEFISILQEYTKLFGAFNLADFIPWLGFIDPAGLNTRLPAARAALDRFIDKIIDDHLTKREKIGDQTADKDMVDEMLEFYSVEGKVNEAEMLTRDNIKAIIMDVMFGGTETVASAIEWAMTELMHTPEALKRVQQELANVVGLERRVEEADLEKLTYFKCVIKETLRLHPPIPVALHKSSADTTVMGYHIPKGSRVMVNAYAINRDKNSWEDPNTFNPSRFLQNGAPDFRGSNYEFLPFGSGRRSCPGMQLGLYAMEMALVHLLHCFTWELPDGMKPSEIDMGDVYGLTAPKAIRLVAVPTPRLLCPLY, encoded by the exons ATGGATTCAATCCAATTCTCAATACCAATCTATGCTCTAATCTCTCTCTCAACACTCTTTTTTCTTGTTGTCTGGCTCACGCGGAAACCCCTTCCGCCTGGCCCAATGGGTTGGCCCATCATCGGCAACATGTTGATGATGGACCAACTCACCCACCGTGGCTTAGCCCATCTAGCCGAAAAATACGGCGGCATACTCCATCTCAAGATGGGCTTCAGCCACACCATTGCGGTATCATCACCCGAAATGGCCCGTGAAATACTTCAAGTGCAAGATCACATATTTGCCAACCGTCCGGCCACCATTGCCATCACTTATCTCACTTACGACCGAGTCGATATGGCATTTGCGGACTATGGCCCGTTTTGGCGCCAAATGCGGAAACTGAGCGTCATGAAGTTGTTTAGCCGTAAACGAGCAGAATCCTGGGATTCTGTCCGTGATGAGGTGGATTCCATGGTGAAATCCACCGCGGTCAACTCTGGCTCGCCTGTAAATTTAGGCGAGCTGGTATTCGGGTTGACCCATGATATTATTTATCGGGCCGCTTTCGGGTCCATTTCTCATGAAAGTAAAGAGGAGTTTATTAGCATATTACAAGAATACACTAAGCTATTTGGCGCATTCAACTTGGCTGACTTTATTCCGTGGCTCGGCTTCATCGACCCGGCTGGGTTGAATACCCGTTTACCCGCTGCCCGGGCCGCTTTAGACCGTTTCATCGATAAAATCATCGATGATCACTTGACGAAAAGGGAGAAAATCGGCGATCAAACTGCGGACAAAGATATGGTTGATGAGATGTTGGAGTTTTATAGTGTGGAAGGTAAAGTCAACGAAGCCGAGATGTTGACCCGAGATAATATAAAAGCCATAATTATG GATGTAATGTTTGGTGGTACGGAGACAGTGGCGTCCGCCATAGAATGGGCAATGACCGAGCTAATGCATACACCCGAAGCACTAAAGCGCGTCCAACAAGAGTTGGCTAATGTTGTCGGTCTTGAGCGTCGGGTCGAAGAGGCGGACCTAGAGAAGTTGACCTATTTCAAGTGTGTTATCAAAGAGACGCTTCGCCTGCACCCACCTATTCCAGTCGCTCTCCACAAATCATCAGCGGACACAACGGTTATGGGCTACCACATCCCTAAAGGGTCACGTGTCATGGTGAATGCATACGCCATCAACCGTGATAAGAACTCTTGGGAAGATCCGAATACTTTTAATCCGTCCCGCTTTTTGCAAAATGGGGCCCCGGATTTTAGGGGATCCAACTATGAATTCCTACCTTTTGGTTCGGGCCGTAGGTCGTGTCCTGGAATGCAACTTGGGTTATACGCGATGGAGATGGCACTAGTCCATCTCCTTCATTGTTTCACATGGGAGTTGCCTGACGGAATGAAACCGAGTGAAATTGATATGGGGGATGTTTACGGACTCACCGCACCCAAGGCAATACGACTTGTTGCAGTACCAACACCGCGTTTGTTATGTCCCTTGTATTAA